The following proteins come from a genomic window of Fontisubflavum oceani:
- a CDS encoding permease, whose amino-acid sequence MADLTQHPSPIRDIWARIDKVLLTGLAIVAVIYAFDRPNTVPTVMETGEHFFETLPYVLFAVLAIGVMKASGSERLLDGAFQGRELRMIVFGALVGGLSPFCSCQVIPFVAALLAAGAPLSAVMAFWLASPLMDPAMFAITAGGLGFDFAIAKTAAAVALGIAGGFVVMTLAKSPIFNDPLKANGITGGCCGAKKLTLNWTFWTEASRRAVFGEAVWSNLLFLGKWLALAYLLQALLIHYVPAELIAGVIGGDGLGPILIAALVGAPAYLNGYAAVPLIEGLLTQGMSQGAAMAFVIAGGVSCIPAAVAVWALVKPRVFVAYLGLAIAGAILAGMAWGAFA is encoded by the coding sequence ATGGCTGATCTGACACAACACCCCTCCCCGATCCGCGACATCTGGGCCCGGATCGACAAAGTGCTTTTGACCGGCCTCGCGATCGTCGCCGTGATCTACGCCTTCGACCGGCCCAACACCGTCCCAACAGTGATGGAGACCGGCGAGCATTTCTTCGAGACTCTGCCCTATGTGCTCTTTGCCGTCCTGGCAATTGGCGTGATGAAAGCCTCCGGCTCCGAGCGCCTGCTGGATGGCGCGTTTCAGGGCCGCGAGCTTCGGATGATTGTCTTTGGCGCGCTTGTCGGCGGGCTTTCCCCTTTTTGTTCCTGCCAAGTGATCCCCTTCGTGGCGGCGCTTTTGGCGGCAGGCGCGCCTCTCTCGGCGGTTATGGCCTTTTGGCTGGCCTCGCCGCTGATGGACCCGGCGATGTTCGCGATCACCGCGGGCGGACTCGGGTTTGACTTCGCCATCGCCAAGACCGCCGCCGCAGTGGCCCTTGGCATCGCGGGCGGGTTCGTGGTGATGACCCTCGCGAAATCGCCGATTTTTAACGATCCGCTGAAAGCCAATGGCATCACCGGCGGGTGTTGTGGTGCGAAAAAACTCACCCTGAACTGGACATTCTGGACCGAGGCCTCGCGCCGCGCGGTCTTTGGCGAGGCCGTCTGGTCAAATCTGCTCTTCCTCGGCAAATGGTTGGCCTTGGCCTATCTGCTGCAGGCGCTTTTGATCCATTATGTCCCTGCCGAGTTGATTGCGGGCGTGATTGGTGGCGACGGGCTGGGCCCAATCTTGATTGCCGCCTTGGTCGGGGCGCCGGCCTATCTAAACGGCTACGCCGCTGTGCCGCTGATTGAAGGGCTCCTGACCCAAGGTATGAGCCAGGGTGCGGCGATGGCCTTTGTCATTGCCGGTGGGGTGAGCTGCATCCCTGCCGCCGTCGCGGTCTGGGCGCTCGTCAAACCGCGGGTTTTCGTGGCTTATCTCGGCCTGGCCATCGCAGGTGCAATCCTGGCGGGCATGGCTTGGGGTGCATTCGCCTGA
- a CDS encoding ArsR/SmtB family transcription factor, whose protein sequence is MKQTPLSPPALTLAATAFAALGSEQRLAILRRLVRAGPEGLPMGALGADVGVEGSVLTHHLKQLVSAGLVTQRRDGRRILCSVAIQQIEDLSNFLLSECCADQGGHLKGVTHG, encoded by the coding sequence ATGAAACAGACACCTCTCTCCCCACCCGCCCTCACCCTGGCCGCGACAGCCTTTGCCGCCCTCGGGTCGGAACAGCGTTTGGCCATCCTGCGCCGTCTGGTCAGGGCGGGGCCGGAGGGCCTGCCGATGGGGGCTTTGGGCGCAGATGTGGGCGTTGAGGGGTCGGTCCTGACCCACCACCTGAAACAGTTGGTCAGCGCGGGGCTCGTGACCCAACGCCGCGATGGGCGGCGTATCCTCTGCTCGGTCGCTATCCAGCAGATCGAAGACCTCTCCAATTTCCTTCTCTCCGAATGCTGCGCCGATCAAGGCGGCCATCTCAAAGGCGTCACTCATGGCTGA
- a CDS encoding uracil-DNA glycosylase family protein, producing MSFQALTSDLAGCTICAERFAATETGHAPRPVVWFAPGARVLIAGQAPGMKVHLSGKPFTDPSGDRLRDWMGVGEDVFYDKSQVAIVPMGFCFPGYNAKGSDLPPPKICAETWRARVLAHLPDVSLTLLVGGYAQGWHLGGKRGVTETVAGWRDHAPDVIPLPHPSWRNTGWMKKNPWFEAELLPVLRARVAEILAI from the coding sequence ATGTCCTTTCAGGCGCTCACATCCGATTTGGCGGGCTGCACAATCTGCGCCGAGCGGTTCGCGGCAACGGAGACCGGTCACGCGCCGCGCCCGGTGGTATGGTTTGCCCCCGGCGCGCGGGTGTTGATTGCCGGCCAAGCACCGGGGATGAAAGTGCACCTCTCGGGCAAGCCCTTCACTGACCCATCAGGGGACCGGTTGCGGGATTGGATGGGCGTTGGCGAGGATGTGTTTTATGACAAAAGCCAGGTGGCGATTGTACCGATGGGGTTTTGCTTTCCCGGCTATAACGCCAAAGGCAGTGACTTGCCGCCGCCGAAGATTTGTGCCGAAACTTGGCGTGCGCGGGTGTTGGCGCATTTGCCGGATGTGTCTTTGACCCTCTTGGTTGGCGGTTATGCCCAAGGCTGGCACTTGGGCGGCAAGCGCGGCGTCACGGAGACGGTGGCCGGATGGCGCGACCATGCGCCCGACGTGATCCCCTTGCCGCACCCGTCCTGGCGCAACACCGGATGGATGAAGAAAAACCCCTGGTTCGAGGCCGAGCTTCTGCCGGTGCTGCGGGCCCGCGTGGCGGAGATATTGGCGATATGA
- a CDS encoding SseB family protein — translation MGDMTMLDEAHAAMEAAPGDDASRLRFYDRLASAELFLLLESEAEGDQITPQVFPVEGQDFVLVFDLEERLTEFVGDTAPYAALSGRALAGMLVGQGIGLGVNLGVAPSSILIEADAVDWLAETLSNAPGEAEERPDEVFAPRGLPEALITALDAKLAGAEGMAKLAYLAGVTYESGRRAHLLGFVGAAPEAEAGLAQAVAEALTFSGIEAGSLDVGFFAAHDPICASLARLGLRFDLPEPVALQVPGVAPGMDPDVPPKLR, via the coding sequence ATTGGCGATATGACGATGCTTGATGAGGCGCATGCGGCGATGGAGGCCGCGCCGGGCGATGATGCGTCGCGGCTGCGGTTCTATGATCGCTTGGCCAGTGCTGAACTGTTCTTGCTATTGGAGAGCGAGGCCGAAGGGGATCAGATCACGCCGCAGGTGTTTCCCGTCGAAGGGCAAGACTTTGTGCTGGTCTTCGATCTGGAAGAGCGGCTGACTGAGTTCGTCGGAGATACGGCGCCTTATGCGGCTTTGTCAGGGCGCGCCTTGGCGGGGATGTTGGTGGGGCAAGGGATCGGGTTGGGGGTCAATCTCGGGGTCGCGCCTTCGTCGATTTTGATTGAGGCTGACGCGGTCGATTGGTTGGCCGAAACGCTTTCCAACGCCCCGGGCGAGGCCGAAGAGCGGCCCGACGAGGTGTTTGCACCGCGCGGATTGCCAGAGGCTTTGATCACCGCCTTGGATGCCAAGCTCGCCGGCGCGGAAGGGATGGCCAAATTGGCCTATCTGGCAGGGGTGACCTATGAAAGCGGGCGGCGCGCGCATCTGTTGGGATTTGTGGGCGCGGCACCCGAGGCGGAGGCCGGGTTGGCGCAAGCGGTCGCCGAGGCGTTGACCTTTTCTGGCATTGAGGCAGGCAGCTTGGATGTCGGGTTTTTCGCGGCCCATGATCCGATTTGCGCCTCGCTGGCGCGGCTTGGGCTGCGGTTCGACTTGCCGGAACCGGTGGCGCTTCAGGTTCCCGGCGTGGCACCAGGGATGGACCCCGACGTGCCGCCCAAATTGCGCTGA
- a CDS encoding 2-hydroxyacid dehydrogenase, with amino-acid sequence MPNILFAARPERWTHYEPHLREALAEANLSHANLTTEANPAEVDYIIYAPNGDVQDFTPFTRLKAVLNLWAGVEDVVGNETLTVPLARMVDYGLTEGMVDWVVGHTLRHHLGMDAHIHGQDGTWRAGIVPPLARNRTVAILGLGALGTACATALAGLNFRVTGWSRSPKNIPGVQTAHGPDGLQKILKSAEIVTLLLPDTPATENTLNAETLALMPQGAVILNPGRGPLIDDDALLAALDSGQISHATLDTFRIEPLPKEHPFWAHPKVTVTPHIASETRADSAARVIIDNIRRGEAGEPFLHLVDRDLGY; translated from the coding sequence ATGCCCAATATTCTCTTTGCCGCGCGCCCCGAGCGCTGGACCCACTATGAGCCGCATCTGCGCGAGGCCCTGGCCGAGGCCAATCTGTCGCACGCCAACCTGACGACCGAGGCCAATCCGGCGGAGGTCGATTACATCATCTATGCGCCGAACGGTGATGTGCAGGATTTCACGCCCTTTACCCGCCTGAAAGCTGTTCTGAACCTCTGGGCCGGGGTCGAGGATGTGGTCGGCAATGAGACTCTGACCGTGCCGCTGGCCCGGATGGTCGACTATGGGCTGACCGAAGGCATGGTAGATTGGGTCGTGGGCCACACCCTGCGCCACCATCTCGGCATGGATGCCCATATCCATGGCCAAGATGGCACCTGGCGCGCGGGCATTGTGCCGCCCTTGGCGCGCAATCGCACAGTGGCGATTTTGGGCCTCGGTGCGCTTGGCACGGCCTGCGCGACGGCGCTTGCCGGGCTCAACTTCCGCGTCACCGGCTGGTCGCGCAGCCCGAAAAACATCCCCGGCGTTCAAACGGCCCATGGCCCCGATGGGTTACAAAAAATCCTGAAATCGGCAGAAATTGTAACCCTTCTGCTGCCCGACACGCCCGCAACCGAAAACACACTCAACGCCGAGACCCTCGCGTTAATGCCGCAGGGTGCCGTCATCCTGAACCCAGGCCGCGGCCCGCTCATCGACGATGACGCGCTGCTCGCCGCACTCGATAGCGGCCAAATCAGCCATGCCACCCTCGATACATTCCGCATCGAGCCGCTGCCGAAAGAGCATCCGTTCTGGGCCCATCCCAAGGTCACGGTTACACCCCATATCGCGTCTGAGACCCGCGCCGACAGCGCCGCCCGCGTCATCATCGACAACATCCGCCGCGGCGAGGCCGGAGAGCCCTTCCTCCATCTTGTCGATCGCGATCTGGGCTACTAA
- the rodA gene encoding rod shape-determining protein RodA — MSFLEYTVKSTPSGLRKLLYLNWGLVLLITAVACIGFLMLYSVAGGSMSPWVEPQMQRFGLGLLAMFIVAMIPIWFWRNMSGVAYGVSILMLLYVEFFGAVGMGAQRWIDLGFMRLQPSELTKITMVMLLAAYYDWLDSRKMSRPLYVLIPLLIIVVPAMLTLRQPDLGTALLLLMGGGAVMFLAGVHWAYFAAVIAAGVGTVSAVFTSRGTPWQLLQDYQYRRIDTFLDPSTDPLGAGYHITQSQIALGSGGFSGRGFMEGTQSRLNFLPEKHTDFIFTTLAEEFGFVGAASLLVLYLLILLFCVVTALQTKDRFASLVTLGIAVAFFLYFAINMAMVMGLAPVVGVPLPLVSYGGSAMLVLMVAFGLVQSAHIHRPR, encoded by the coding sequence AATTGCTCTATCTGAATTGGGGTCTGGTGCTCTTGATCACTGCTGTGGCCTGCATTGGATTTCTGATGCTCTACTCCGTCGCCGGCGGCTCTATGAGCCCCTGGGTCGAGCCACAGATGCAGCGGTTTGGCCTGGGGCTGCTGGCCATGTTCATCGTCGCCATGATCCCAATCTGGTTCTGGCGCAACATGTCGGGTGTGGCATATGGCGTTTCGATCCTGATGCTTCTGTATGTGGAGTTTTTCGGTGCCGTCGGTATGGGCGCGCAGCGCTGGATCGACCTGGGTTTCATGCGGCTGCAACCATCGGAACTGACCAAGATCACCATGGTGATGCTGTTGGCGGCCTATTACGATTGGCTCGACAGCCGGAAAATGTCGCGCCCGCTCTATGTGCTGATCCCGCTCCTGATCATTGTGGTCCCAGCCATGCTCACGCTACGCCAACCCGATCTTGGCACAGCCCTCCTGCTGCTGATGGGCGGCGGGGCCGTGATGTTCCTCGCGGGCGTCCACTGGGCCTATTTCGCCGCGGTTATCGCCGCTGGCGTCGGAACGGTCAGTGCTGTTTTCACCTCTCGGGGCACGCCTTGGCAGCTTTTGCAGGACTACCAATATCGCCGGATCGACACCTTTCTAGATCCCTCGACCGATCCGCTTGGCGCGGGCTATCACATCACTCAGAGTCAGATTGCCCTTGGCTCCGGCGGGTTTTCCGGGCGCGGCTTCATGGAAGGCACGCAGAGTCGGCTCAACTTCCTGCCCGAAAAACACACCGATTTCATCTTCACCACATTGGCCGAGGAATTCGGCTTCGTCGGCGCGGCCTCACTTCTGGTGCTTTATCTGCTGATCCTGCTTTTCTGCGTTGTGACTGCCCTGCAGACCAAAGACCGCTTCGCGTCGCTCGTCACGCTCGGCATCGCGGTGGCGTTTTTCCTTTATTTCGCGATCAACATGGCAATGGTCATGGGCCTCGCGCCAGTGGTCGGCGTACCCCTGCCCTTGGTCAGCTATGGCGGCTCGGCCATGTTGGTCTTGATGGTGGCCTTCGGTTTGGTGCAATCAGCGCATATCCACCGTCCCCGTTAA